One genomic segment of bacterium includes these proteins:
- the groL gene encoding chaperonin GroEL (60 kDa chaperone family; promotes refolding of misfolded polypeptides especially under stressful conditions; forms two stacked rings of heptamers to form a barrel-shaped 14mer; ends can be capped by GroES; misfolded proteins enter the barrel where they are refolded when GroES binds) — protein MAAKQLLYSESARRALQRGVDAVADAVKVTLGPRGRTVVLEKKWGSPTITRDGVTVAKEIELKDPFENMGAQLCKEVASKTNDIAGDGTTTATLLAQIMVTEGLKNVAAGANPVALKRGIDKAVEKVVEELKKRAIKIDKKEDIANVASIAGNDREIGETIADAMEKVGKDGVITIEESKGLETTVEVVEGMQFDKGYISPYMVTDPERMEAVLEDPFILIHEKKISSATDLIPLLEKVATARRPLLIIAEDVEGDALATLVVNKLRGVLTSVAVKAPGFGERRKAMMQDIAILTGGTFLSEELGVKLENVTLEMLGTAKKVVVGKEETTIIEGGGSKEAVMGRIEQIKAELEKTESSYDREKLQERLAKLAGGVAQIKVGAATETELKEKKHRYEDALNATRAAVEEGIVAGGGTTFLAIAPLLDEIEVEGDEKIGVGIVKRALEEPIRQIASNAGYEGSVVVEKVKALHKEGKTTWGFDAVTETYRDMIEAGIIDPVKVARSALENAASIAGLLLTTETLVTEIPEKEKEKVPGGGYSDYEM, from the coding sequence ATGGCAGCGAAGCAACTTCTTTACAGTGAATCAGCGCGAAGAGCTCTCCAAAGAGGCGTTGATGCTGTTGCAGATGCAGTAAAGGTAACTTTGGGTCCAAGAGGAAGGACCGTCGTTTTGGAGAAGAAGTGGGGTTCCCCCACGATAACTCGCGATGGCGTAACCGTTGCTAAGGAGATAGAGTTGAAGGACCCATTTGAGAACATGGGTGCCCAGCTTTGCAAGGAGGTTGCCTCTAAGACGAACGATATAGCGGGCGATGGAACGACCACTGCCACTCTGCTCGCCCAAATAATGGTCACGGAAGGGTTGAAGAATGTCGCCGCAGGAGCCAATCCCGTGGCTTTGAAGAGGGGTATAGACAAGGCTGTGGAGAAGGTTGTTGAGGAGCTGAAGAAGAGAGCGATAAAGATAGACAAGAAGGAGGACATCGCTAATGTAGCCAGCATAGCAGGCAACGATAGGGAGATAGGAGAAACCATCGCCGATGCAATGGAGAAGGTGGGGAAGGATGGGGTCATAACGATTGAGGAGTCCAAGGGCTTGGAAACCACCGTTGAGGTCGTTGAGGGAATGCAATTCGATAAGGGATACATCTCCCCTTATATGGTCACCGACCCGGAGAGGATGGAGGCTGTCCTTGAGGACCCCTTCATCCTTATTCACGAGAAGAAGATATCCTCCGCTACAGACCTCATACCTCTTCTTGAGAAGGTAGCAACTGCGAGGAGACCGCTACTTATAATCGCTGAGGATGTTGAGGGAGATGCCCTTGCAACTCTCGTGGTTAACAAGCTGCGCGGCGTATTGACCTCTGTAGCTGTTAAGGCTCCGGGGTTCGGTGAGAGAAGGAAGGCTATGATGCAGGACATAGCCATACTCACTGGTGGAACATTCCTATCTGAGGAGCTCGGCGTTAAGCTGGAGAATGTGACCTTAGAAATGCTTGGCACGGCGAAGAAGGTCGTGGTCGGCAAGGAGGAGACGACGATTATAGAGGGTGGAGGCTCAAAGGAAGCTGTTATGGGACGCATTGAGCAGATAAAGGCTGAGCTGGAGAAGACGGAGTCTTCTTATGATAGGGAGAAATTGCAGGAGAGGTTAGCGAAGCTCGCTGGTGGCGTTGCCCAGATAAAGGTTGGAGCTGCAACCGAGACGGAGTTGAAGGAGAAGAAGCATCGCTATGAGGACGCGTTGAACGCTACAAGGGCTGCCGTTGAGGAGGGAATCGTAGCTGGTGGCGGCACTACATTCCTTGCTATTGCTCCTCTGCTGGATGAAATAGAGGTGGAAGGCGATGAGAAAATCGGTGTGGGCATCGTCAAGCGCGCGCTTGAGGAGCCGATTAGGCAGATAGCCTCCAACGCCGGCTACGAAGGTTCGGTCGTTGTTGAGAAGGTGAAAGCACTTCATAAGGAAGGCAAGACCACCTGGGGCTTTGATGCGGTGACCGAGACCTATAGGGACATGATTGAGGCTGGTATCATAGACCCAGTTAAGGTAGCTCGTAGCGCCCTTGAAAACGCCGCCAGCATAGCTGGTCTACTCCTTACAACCGAGACGCTGGTCACGGAGATACCTGAGAAGGAGAAAGAGAAGGTCCCGGGAGGAGGCTATTCTGACTACGAGATGTAA
- the groES gene encoding co-chaperone GroES, with the protein MALKPLGSKVLVKPDPEEEKTKGGIILPDTAKKKSQEGVVVAVGEGKLLENGQRVPLSVKVGDRVVFSKYGGTEVEIDGEEYIILDEDSIYAIKE; encoded by the coding sequence ATGGCGTTAAAACCTTTAGGTTCAAAGGTTTTGGTCAAGCCTGACCCTGAAGAGGAAAAGACCAAAGGAGGAATCATCCTTCCAGATACCGCCAAGAAAAAATCTCAGGAAGGTGTCGTTGTGGCTGTGGGTGAGGGAAAGCTTTTAGAGAATGGGCAGAGGGTTCCCCTCTCCGTAAAGGTTGGGGATAGGGTTGTTTTCTCCAAATATGGAGGAACAGAGGTGGAGATAGACGGGGAGGAATACATCATTTTGGATGAAGATTCAATCTATGCTATTAAAGAATAA
- a CDS encoding Gfo/Idh/MocA family oxidoreductase — protein sequence MLKVGIIGAGTMGRMHSSAWASTGRVEFAGIYDVNLSYAEALASQYSTKAVDLQTLLKEADIIDVCTPTHTHHQYVIEAARAGKHIFCEKPLARTLEQGEEMIKEVEKAGVKFMVGQVLRWFPEYRKAKMLIAEGAIGKPLSARTTRGGAFPIGTADWYADFEKSGGVILDLIIHDFDFLRWCFGEVESVFAQSLTFRKLEHLDYTLVMLRFRSGVLGHIEGIFAYPPGSPFRTSYEIAGDKGMLTFDNQSTMPVKLLAKPEEGKAGVAVPESPLAENPYFLEIEHFLSCIEEDKEPEVKAEDGFEAVRIALSAIESVKKNKPIYL from the coding sequence TTGTTAAAAGTAGGAATAATCGGCGCAGGCACTATGGGAAGGATGCACTCAAGTGCCTGGGCAAGCACCGGAAGAGTTGAGTTCGCTGGCATTTACGATGTGAATCTCTCTTATGCTGAGGCATTGGCTTCCCAATACTCCACGAAGGCTGTTGACCTTCAAACCCTCTTAAAGGAAGCGGATATAATTGATGTCTGCACACCCACCCATACCCATCATCAATATGTGATTGAGGCGGCGAGAGCAGGTAAACACATCTTCTGCGAGAAGCCCTTGGCAAGAACGCTTGAACAAGGGGAAGAGATGATAAAGGAAGTGGAAAAAGCCGGCGTCAAGTTTATGGTTGGGCAAGTTTTGAGATGGTTTCCCGAATACAGAAAAGCAAAGATGTTGATTGCCGAGGGAGCAATTGGGAAGCCCTTGAGCGCTCGCACAACCAGAGGTGGTGCCTTCCCCATCGGAACAGCTGATTGGTATGCCGACTTTGAAAAGAGCGGAGGGGTTATTTTGGACTTGATAATTCACGACTTTGATTTCCTTCGCTGGTGCTTCGGTGAGGTTGAGAGCGTCTTCGCTCAATCCCTGACCTTCAGGAAGCTAGAGCATCTTGATTACACACTCGTTATGCTCCGTTTCCGCTCCGGCGTCTTAGGGCATATAGAGGGCATCTTCGCTTATCCTCCCGGCTCCCCCTTCCGCACCTCATATGAAATAGCGGGGGATAAAGGAATGCTCACTTTTGACAACCAATCAACTATGCCCGTGAAACTGCTCGCTAAACCAGAGGAAGGGAAAGCAGGAGTCGCCGTCCCGGAGAGCCCTCTCGCCGAGAACCCTTACTTTTTGGAAATAGAGCATTTCCTCTCCTGCATTGAGGAGGATAAGGAGCCCGAGGTTAAGGCTGAGGATGGATTTGAAGCTGTGCGCATCGCTCTATCGGCTATTGAATCGGTGAAAAAGAATAAGCCGATATATCTCTAA
- a CDS encoding D-alanyl-D-alanine carboxypeptidase, with amino-acid sequence MVSWLLLFLSLPLPLPNVTARSAILMDYTSGRVIWAKNELEKLPPASLTKILTAILILEKGNLDDVVTAGSNPSKVEPTALGLKEGDKITLRDLLTAILVRSANDAAIAAAEYISGSEKDFVSQMNEKAKELGAINTHFINCHGLPAPNHYSTAYDIAILSRYALSNPIFASIVALKKAEIRIWNKEERKLIMESTNKFLSIYPYANGIKTGYTKEAGRCLAASAKKSGWQLIAVLLNSQDVWKDAQNLFEYAFNNFQPYFVARIGVPIGRLKTNGNPQEIPLMPLSDIVVFYPKNKKPHIEVEQEIFKKHPPLKAGEKVGTLVVKVNGKIWGHTDILAGEDVSPTFSKILSSFSLKTALMALFLLILLKLWEERKGNNSLKFKNR; translated from the coding sequence TTGGTAAGCTGGCTCCTTCTCTTCCTTTCCCTACCACTTCCTCTCCCCAATGTAACGGCGAGAAGCGCCATATTGATGGATTATACCTCCGGTAGAGTGATATGGGCGAAAAATGAGCTGGAGAAGCTCCCTCCCGCAAGTCTGACCAAAATACTCACCGCCATTTTGATTTTGGAGAAAGGAAATCTTGACGATGTCGTAACAGCAGGAAGCAATCCCTCCAAGGTAGAACCTACCGCATTGGGATTAAAGGAAGGAGACAAGATAACCCTTAGGGATTTGCTTACAGCAATCCTCGTTCGCTCAGCAAATGACGCCGCAATAGCGGCGGCAGAGTATATCTCGGGTTCTGAAAAGGATTTCGTTTCCCAAATGAACGAAAAAGCGAAGGAGCTGGGCGCTATAAATACTCATTTCATCAACTGCCATGGACTTCCCGCACCTAACCATTACTCAACTGCCTATGACATCGCCATATTGTCAAGATATGCCTTGAGCAACCCGATATTTGCCTCAATTGTGGCTCTGAAAAAAGCGGAGATAAGGATTTGGAATAAAGAAGAGAGAAAGTTAATTATGGAGAGCACGAATAAGTTCCTTTCCATCTACCCATACGCAAACGGAATAAAAACCGGCTATACGAAAGAAGCGGGGAGATGTTTAGCCGCCTCGGCTAAGAAAAGCGGCTGGCAGCTTATTGCCGTGCTTCTCAACAGCCAAGATGTTTGGAAAGATGCCCAGAACCTTTTTGAATACGCTTTCAACAATTTCCAGCCCTACTTCGTAGCGAGAATCGGCGTCCCAATTGGTCGTCTGAAAACGAACGGCAATCCCCAGGAAATTCCTCTTATGCCCCTATCGGATATCGTCGTCTTCTATCCGAAAAATAAAAAACCACATATTGAAGTTGAGCAGGAAATATTTAAAAAACATCCACCTCTTAAAGCTGGTGAAAAGGTGGGAACTCTCGTAGTGAAGGTGAACGGGAAAATATGGGGTCATACGGACATATTGGCAGGGGAAGATGTATCACCCACATTCTCAAAAATACTCTCTTCCTTTAGCCTTAAAACAGCCCTTATGGCTCTTTTCCTCCTAATTCTCTTGAAGCTTTGGGAGGAAAGAAAGGGAAATAATTCCCTCAAATTTAAAAATAGATGA
- the mreC gene encoding rod shape-determining protein MreC, producing MKKYLPIIIVFLFGLGIGIIEGRLPNPNINPISKIVLYTLSPLQKATDFIASLPSKSISYLRLNSSLRAENELLKQVLEEYKMRLSELEENASEVQRLRALLSLKEQLPLPTIPARVIARVPGSHTFVINKGQKQGVKVGKAVITPSGLVGQVIKSEGNVAIVMTITHPKSGVGAIVQASREAGIIQGRGDNILILSFLPSNANLKLGDQILTSGMGGIYPKGIPIGTVIRVLKEESTSSLWAEVEPSVNFNRIEEVLVMK from the coding sequence ATGAAAAAATATTTACCAATCATCATCGTTTTCCTTTTCGGATTAGGGATAGGAATTATAGAAGGACGTTTGCCCAACCCTAATATAAACCCAATAAGCAAAATAGTCCTTTATACTTTATCTCCCTTACAAAAAGCCACCGATTTCATAGCTTCCCTTCCCTCAAAAAGCATCTCCTATCTTAGACTAAACTCTTCCCTAAGAGCTGAGAACGAGCTTTTGAAACAAGTCCTTGAAGAATACAAAATGAGACTCTCAGAGCTGGAGGAGAATGCCTCGGAAGTCCAACGCCTACGAGCTTTGCTTTCCCTTAAAGAGCAGTTGCCTTTACCCACGATACCGGCAAGGGTCATAGCTAGGGTGCCAGGCTCTCATACTTTCGTTATAAATAAGGGACAAAAGCAGGGAGTAAAAGTGGGCAAGGCAGTGATTACACCGAGTGGATTGGTGGGTCAAGTGATAAAAAGCGAGGGGAATGTTGCGATAGTTATGACGATAACTCATCCGAAAAGCGGTGTTGGAGCGATAGTCCAAGCGAGTAGAGAAGCTGGGATAATTCAGGGAAGAGGTGATAACATCCTTATTCTATCCTTCCTTCCCTCAAACGCCAATCTTAAGCTGGGAGACCAAATATTGACATCGGGAATGGGAGGTATTTACCCTAAAGGAATACCGATAGGAACAGTGATTAGGGTTCTGAAAGAGGAATCTACCTCCTCTTTATGGGCTGAGGTTGAACCATCGGTTAATTTCAACAGGATAGAAGAAGTCTTGGTGATGAAGTGA
- a CDS encoding rod shape-determining protein, which produces MFWSKIASKFSQDMGIDLGTANSLVYVKGKGILLREPSVVAIDKLTGKVLAVGEEAKRMIGRTPANIIAVRPLKDGVIADFDITEKMLSYFITKIHKRRTLVHPQVIIGIPYGVTEVEKRAVLDAALRAGARDPQLIEEPMASAIGCGLPVTEPRGSMIVDIGGGTTEVAVISLGGIVTCRSIRIAGDEIDEAIASYIRRVHNLLIGESTAEMIKINIGSAFPLEEELQMEVKGRDLLTGLPRSVIVRSEEIREAIAEPLNAIVEAIKLTLEATPPELSADIMERGIVLTGGGALLRKIDELIAHETGIPTYVDDDPLVSVVMGAGKFLEEFGLSSALRNVLIGRSSFS; this is translated from the coding sequence ATGTTTTGGTCTAAAATAGCGAGTAAATTCTCACAGGATATGGGAATAGATTTAGGCACAGCAAATTCCCTCGTTTATGTGAAGGGAAAGGGCATCCTTTTGCGTGAACCCTCTGTGGTGGCTATAGATAAATTGACGGGAAAGGTTCTCGCAGTGGGAGAAGAAGCAAAGAGGATGATTGGAAGGACACCAGCTAATATCATTGCGGTAAGACCACTTAAGGATGGGGTAATCGCTGACTTCGACATCACAGAGAAGATGCTCTCATATTTCATAACGAAAATCCATAAGAGGCGCACCCTCGTCCATCCCCAAGTTATCATCGGCATCCCTTACGGAGTAACGGAAGTGGAGAAGAGGGCTGTTCTGGACGCTGCTTTAAGGGCGGGAGCAAGAGACCCTCAATTAATAGAAGAACCCATGGCTTCAGCGATAGGTTGTGGATTGCCTGTCACGGAGCCAAGGGGCTCAATGATTGTTGATATAGGAGGAGGGACAACGGAGGTAGCGGTTATATCTTTGGGTGGAATCGTCACCTGCCGCTCTATTCGCATAGCGGGAGATGAAATTGATGAGGCGATAGCCTCCTATATAAGAAGAGTTCACAATCTCCTCATTGGAGAAAGCACAGCGGAGATGATAAAGATAAACATCGGCTCGGCGTTCCCATTGGAAGAGGAACTCCAAATGGAGGTCAAGGGAAGAGACCTTCTCACCGGCTTGCCTCGCTCCGTGATAGTGCGTTCGGAGGAGATACGAGAAGCGATAGCTGAACCGCTCAACGCCATAGTTGAAGCGATAAAGCTCACCCTTGAAGCTACGCCGCCCGAGCTCTCCGCTGATATAATGGAGAGAGGAATTGTCTTGACGGGTGGAGGAGCGCTTTTGAGGAAAATAGATGAGCTGATAGCTCACGAAACCGGAATCCCCACATATGTAGATGATGACCCACTCGTATCCGTGGTAATGGGAGCAGGAAAGTTCCTTGAGGAATTTGGGCTCTCCTCCGCCTTGCGAAATGTTCTCATTGGTCGCTCCTCCTTCTCCTAA
- the trpS gene encoding tryptophan--tRNA ligase, with protein MKETILSGMRPTGKLHLGNLEGALKQWVSLQDKYRCFWMIADWHALTTGYEKASEIKENVLEVAMDFLSAGLDPEKSAIFRQSDVKEHAELHLLFSMITPTPWLIRNPTVKEQARDMGLINGEDEEMVKINYGLLGYPVLQAADILIYKASFVPVGKDQLSHLEITREIARRFNYLYKPIFPEPQPLIGEYPLILGIDGRKMSKSYDNCIFLSDSPDEIRRKVANMFTDPRRIYRSDPGHPDECPVFHFHLIYNSENAPQIKVDCNTAQIGCVDCKRLCAEALVKSLEPIRERRSRLEASPSLLIDILQEGARKAREVASATMEEVREAIGAW; from the coding sequence TTGAAGGAAACAATTCTCAGCGGAATGCGTCCCACGGGAAAGCTGCATCTCGGCAACCTTGAGGGTGCCCTTAAACAATGGGTATCCCTTCAGGATAAATATAGATGCTTCTGGATGATAGCGGATTGGCACGCCCTCACAACCGGTTACGAGAAAGCGAGCGAGATTAAGGAAAATGTCCTTGAAGTAGCAATGGACTTCCTCAGCGCAGGGCTTGACCCCGAGAAAAGCGCAATCTTCCGCCAATCCGATGTCAAAGAACATGCCGAGCTCCACCTCCTCTTTTCAATGATTACCCCCACCCCTTGGCTCATCCGCAATCCCACCGTCAAGGAGCAAGCAAGGGATATGGGATTGATAAACGGTGAGGATGAGGAGATGGTAAAGATAAACTATGGCTTGCTCGGCTATCCCGTCCTTCAAGCCGCGGATATCTTGATTTATAAAGCCAGTTTCGTCCCCGTGGGGAAAGACCAACTCTCCCACCTTGAGATAACAAGGGAGATAGCCCGAAGATTCAACTATCTCTATAAACCCATTTTCCCTGAACCCCAACCTCTAATAGGAGAATATCCCTTAATTTTAGGAATTGATGGAAGGAAGATGTCCAAATCCTACGATAACTGCATTTTCCTATCCGACTCCCCAGACGAGATAAGAAGAAAAGTAGCCAATATGTTCACTGACCCGAGAAGGATTTATCGCTCAGACCCAGGGCATCCAGACGAATGCCCCGTCTTTCACTTCCACCTCATTTACAATTCGGAGAACGCACCCCAGATAAAAGTTGATTGCAACACAGCCCAAATAGGCTGTGTTGATTGCAAAAGATTATGTGCTGAGGCGCTCGTGAAAAGCCTTGAGCCTATAAGGGAGAGAAGAAGCAGGCTGGAGGCTTCACCCTCCTTGCTCATTGATATCCTACAAGAAGGAGCGAGGAAAGCGAGGGAGGTCGCAAGCGCAACGATGGAGGAAGTGAGAGAGGCGATTGGAGCTTGGTAA
- a CDS encoding iron ABC transporter permease produces MKRLFLLSLFLISCLFFLLSLLIGPTGLPSSKESLIIWQIRLPRSVLAYLCGSSLGIAGASLQGLLMNPLADPYILGMSGGAALGAVLAFILNLEKFSKGMGVPILACAGAFFSLLLVLSIARKKGEMPVERVILAGVIVGAFLWSLVTLLLSFSGEDAYRILLWLMGSLSNAEWASVKLAIFPIIIGCIALLFLWRELDVFSLGEEVAGYLGVETNRAKILIVIFSSLAVAGAVSTCGIIGFIGLISPHIARRLVGYNHKILLPASYFVGASILLLSDTLAKTLIAPAELPVGAITALLGAPFFAYLLQKKER; encoded by the coding sequence ATGAAACGCTTGTTCCTGCTTTCCTTATTCCTCATCTCTTGCCTCTTCTTCCTCCTTTCCCTTTTAATTGGTCCCACTGGTCTTCCCTCATCAAAGGAATCCCTCATTATCTGGCAGATTAGATTGCCTCGCTCCGTTTTAGCCTATCTTTGCGGTTCCTCATTGGGAATAGCTGGTGCCTCACTGCAGGGGCTTCTTATGAATCCCCTCGCCGACCCATATATCTTGGGTATGTCAGGAGGCGCAGCGCTCGGAGCCGTCTTGGCGTTCATCTTAAATTTGGAGAAATTCTCAAAAGGAATGGGAGTGCCAATACTTGCCTGTGCGGGTGCTTTCTTCTCCCTTCTTTTGGTCTTGTCCATTGCCAGGAAAAAGGGAGAAATGCCAGTGGAAAGAGTCATCCTTGCAGGCGTTATAGTGGGTGCCTTTCTATGGTCTTTGGTAACTCTTCTTCTCTCCTTCTCAGGGGAAGACGCCTATAGGATTTTGCTCTGGCTTATGGGGAGCCTCTCCAATGCCGAATGGGCGAGCGTGAAATTAGCCATCTTCCCTATCATTATAGGATGCATCGCCCTCCTCTTTCTTTGGCGGGAATTGGATGTTTTCAGCTTGGGGGAGGAGGTAGCGGGATATTTAGGTGTGGAAACTAATAGGGCGAAAATTTTAATCGTGATTTTCTCGTCTCTCGCCGTTGCGGGAGCTGTTTCAACTTGTGGGATAATAGGCTTCATCGGTCTAATCTCTCCCCACATAGCAAGAAGATTGGTCGGTTATAACCACAAAATCCTCCTTCCCGCATCCTATTTCGTGGGGGCAAGCATTCTCCTGCTCTCCGACACCTTAGCAAAAACATTGATCGCTCCCGCAGAGCTCCCCGTGGGGGCAATCACCGCCCTATTAGGAGCCCCCTTCTTCGCCTACCTCCTGCAAAAGAAGGAACGATAA
- a CDS encoding glycosyltransferase, producing MESKVSIISTVLNEAETIGSLMDALAKQTSPPEEIVIVDAGSKDKTVSILQQYSSFLPIRLFVCPGVSRAVGRNIAIREAKGEIIASIDGGCIPLPNWLENLIAPFKEMEDIDIVAGFYEPIIQSPLQEALASIIIPSLREISPEDFLPSSRSVAFKKEIWEKVGGYPEWMKSAEDTFFDLSLKKIGAKFHFQPEAIVKWRIRNSLREIFKQFFEYSFWDAQAGVFFPHYHKVWIYLFGLTLLALSIFSPFILYFFLLCFFLYLLRAYLRARKRRNLSWKASLWFIPVLLSYDLGNVIGYISGKFKRR from the coding sequence ATGGAATCCAAGGTATCCATAATATCAACTGTTCTCAACGAGGCAGAAACCATTGGAAGCCTTATGGACGCCCTAGCGAAACAAACATCGCCTCCCGAGGAAATCGTGATTGTAGATGCTGGTTCCAAAGATAAAACCGTTTCCATTCTCCAGCAATATTCCTCCTTTCTTCCCATAAGACTCTTTGTTTGCCCGGGAGTAAGTCGAGCTGTGGGAAGGAATATAGCGATTAGGGAAGCCAAAGGAGAAATCATCGCTTCAATAGATGGTGGATGCATTCCCCTACCCAATTGGTTGGAGAATCTGATTGCTCCCTTCAAAGAAATGGAAGATATTGACATAGTTGCCGGTTTTTATGAACCGATCATTCAATCTCCACTCCAAGAAGCCCTTGCATCCATTATAATTCCCTCCTTGCGAGAAATATCCCCGGAAGATTTCCTCCCATCCTCCCGCAGCGTAGCTTTCAAGAAAGAAATTTGGGAGAAAGTAGGTGGATACCCCGAATGGATGAAAAGCGCTGAAGACACATTCTTCGACCTATCCCTCAAAAAAATAGGAGCGAAGTTCCATTTCCAACCAGAAGCAATCGTAAAATGGCGGATACGAAATTCTCTAAGGGAGATATTCAAGCAGTTTTTTGAATATTCTTTTTGGGATGCTCAAGCGGGGGTTTTCTTCCCTCATTATCACAAGGTCTGGATATACCTTTTCGGGCTAACTCTCCTCGCCCTCTCCATCTTTTCTCCCTTCATCCTTTATTTTTTCCTCCTCTGCTTTTTCCTCTATCTCTTGCGAGCCTATCTGCGGGCAAGGAAAAGGAGAAACCTCTCCTGGAAAGCCTCCCTATGGTTTATTCCCGTCCTTCTCTCCTATGATTTAGGCAATGTAATCGGTTATATATCAGGAAAATTTAAAAGGAGGTGA
- a CDS encoding Gfo/Idh/MocA family oxidoreductase encodes MRIGIISFANKRAYEYAECIKELGLNLIGIADDEEKRGKEAAEKFEIGFYPKKEDLLSQKLDAVLICSENAKHKEDIVLSAEACKNIICEMPLATTLDDAKNILSACEERKASLFLALPYRYSPPLVRAKEILKEGKIGEVLAVKATHRSKVPSGWQVKKALAGGGAILQNAPAMIDVMRWFTEDEIVEVYAEFNKSAYSEIEVEDIATLSLRFSKGAFATLDPSWCLPPSYPFGGDATIELIGKEGALLVNAFAQVLSYIDEKGKRYNWEYWGSPLNKLMLKEYIGHIERGEGAPISPLEGLKALEVALKGYISKERKEPLTI; translated from the coding sequence ATGCGAATAGGGATAATATCTTTCGCTAATAAAAGGGCATATGAATATGCTGAATGCATAAAGGAATTGGGTCTTAACTTGATAGGGATAGCCGACGATGAGGAAAAGAGGGGTAAAGAGGCAGCGGAAAAATTTGAAATCGGCTTTTACCCCAAAAAGGAAGACCTCCTTTCCCAGAAACTTGATGCCGTTTTAATCTGCTCGGAAAACGCAAAGCATAAAGAAGATATCGTCCTCTCAGCTGAAGCTTGCAAAAATATCATCTGCGAGATGCCTCTTGCTACAACTCTTGACGATGCTAAAAACATTCTTAGTGCCTGTGAGGAAAGAAAAGCCTCCCTTTTCCTCGCCTTACCCTATCGCTATTCACCTCCCCTTGTAAGGGCGAAGGAGATATTAAAGGAGGGAAAGATAGGGGAAGTGCTTGCCGTGAAGGCGACCCACAGAAGCAAGGTGCCCAGTGGCTGGCAGGTTAAGAAGGCTTTAGCGGGCGGAGGAGCCATCCTCCAAAATGCTCCCGCTATGATAGATGTTATGAGGTGGTTTACGGAAGATGAAATCGTAGAGGTATATGCGGAGTTCAACAAAAGCGCCTACTCGGAGATTGAAGTAGAAGATATAGCCACTTTATCTTTGCGATTCAGCAAAGGCGCCTTTGCAACCCTTGACCCCTCCTGGTGCTTGCCTCCATCCTATCCTTTCGGGGGAGATGCCACGATAGAGCTCATCGGCAAGGAGGGCGCCTTGCTCGTCAATGCCTTTGCCCAAGTGCTCTCGTATATAGACGAAAAGGGAAAGCGATATAACTGGGAATACTGGGGTTCCCCTTTAAACAAACTTATGTTGAAGGAGTACATCGGACATATAGAGAGAGGAGAAGGAGCGCCCATTTCTCCGCTTGAGGGATTAAAGGCATTGGAGGTTGCCCTTAAGGGATATATTTCAAAGGAAAGAAAAGAGCCTTTGACCATATAA